GTTGTGACCTGGTGTTTCTGGACATTCAGATGCCAGAGCTCACCGGCCTGCAATTCCTGAAGCTGGCCGGTGCCAAGTGCAAAGTCATCCTCACCACGGCCTACCCAGAATATGCCTTGGAAGGATATGAGCATGATGTGGTGGACTACCTGCTCAAGCCCATCGCGTTTGACCGGTTCTTGAAAGCGGTGCAGAAAGCGCAGGCCGTTTTGCAACCAGCGGGTACCGTCCCTGCGCCGGCGGCGGTTCTTCCGGCAAATGCTTCTCCGGCTGCCACAAATCCTCCGGCAGACTACATGTTTGTGAAAGGCGAAAGCAAGAACAAATTCCTGCGCATTAAATACGCAGACATCTTGTACATTGAAGGCCTCAAGAACTACGTGTCTTTGTACCTGCCGCAGCAGCGCATTGTCACCTACCAAACCCTGCGCGACCTGGAGGAGCAACTACCCCAGCCGCCTTTCTACCGCGTGCACAAGTCCTACATCATCTCCATTGACAAGGTGAACATGATTGACGGCCACACGCTCTACATCCAGGAAAAGGCAATACCCATTGGCGAGACCTTCCGGGACGGGTTCTTCAAATTAATCAGAGAGAAAGACGCGTCTTAGGTTCTGGTTCTTTTGGTGTTTGTGTATGGCGTCTCTCCTGAATCCTGAGGGGACGCTTGTTGCGTT
The nucleotide sequence above comes from Nibribacter ruber. Encoded proteins:
- a CDS encoding LytR/AlgR family response regulator transcription factor, with translation MIRCICVDDEAYASNLLKAYIDKIPFLEFVGSTTSPIEALGWVSDGRCDLVFLDIQMPELTGLQFLKLAGAKCKVILTTAYPEYALEGYEHDVVDYLLKPIAFDRFLKAVQKAQAVLQPAGTVPAPAAVLPANASPAATNPPADYMFVKGESKNKFLRIKYADILYIEGLKNYVSLYLPQQRIVTYQTLRDLEEQLPQPPFYRVHKSYIISIDKVNMIDGHTLYIQEKAIPIGETFRDGFFKLIREKDAS